The Glycine soja cultivar W05 chromosome 6, ASM419377v2, whole genome shotgun sequence genome has a window encoding:
- the LOC114415059 gene encoding plasma membrane ATPase 4-like, with product MGGISLEEIKNENVDLEKIPVEEVFESLKCSRAGLTSDEGASRLQVFGPNKLEEKKESKLLKFLGFMWNPLSWVMEAAAIMAIALANGGGRPPDWQDFVGIIALLFINSTISFIEENNAGNAAAALMAGLAPKTKVLRDGRWTEQDAAILVPGDIISIKLGDIIPADARLLEGDALSVDQSALTGESLPVTKNPSEEVFSGSTVKKGEIEAVVIATGVHTFFGKAAHLVDSTNQVGHFQKVLTAIGNFCICSIAVGIIIELIVMYPIQHRKYRDGIDNLLVLLIGGIPIAMPTVLSVTMAIGSHRLSQQGAITKRMTAIEEMAGMDVLCSDKTGTLTLNKLSVDKNLIEVFAKGVEKDYVILLAARASRTENQDAIDAAIVGMLADPKEARAGIREVHFLPFNPVDKRTALTYIDSDGNWHRSSKGAPEQILNLCNCKEDVRKRVHGTIDKFAERGLRSLGVARQEVPEKNKDSPGAPWQFVGLLPLFDPPRHDSAETITRALNLGVNVKMITGDQLAIAKETGRRLGMGTNMYPSSSLLGQSKDAAVSAVPVDELIEKADGFAGVFPEHKYEIVKRLQERKHICGMTGDGVNDAPALKKADIGIAVADATDAARSASDIVLTEPGLSVIISAVLTSRAIFQRMKNYTIYAVSITIRIVFGFMFIALIWKFDFAPFMVLIIAILNDGTIMTISKDRVKPSPMPDSWKLREIFATGVVLGAYMALMTVVFFWLMKDTDFFSDKFGVRSIRNSPGEMMAALYLQVSIISQALIFVTRSRSWSYVERPGLLLLSAFMIAQLVATFLAVYANWGFARIQGMGWGWAGVIWLYSLVTYIPLDILKFAIRYVLSGKAWDNLLENKTAFTTKKDYGKEEREAQWATAQRTLHGLQPPETTNLFNDKNSYRELSEIAEQAKRRAEVARLRELHTLKGHVESVVKLKGLDIDTIQQHYTV from the exons GAAAAAATTCCAGTAGAGGAAGTGTTTGAGTCGCTGAAATGTTCAAGAGCAGGTTTAACATCAGACGAAGGAGCCAGCCGGCTTCAAGTTTTTGGACCAAACAAATTGGAAGAGAAAAAG GAGAGCAAACTTTTGAAGTTTCTGGGTTTCATGTGGAACCCCTTATCATGGGTCATGGAAGCTGCTGCTATAATGGCCATTGCTTTGGCTAATGGTGGAGGAAGGCCTCCGGATTGGCAAGATTTTGTTGGTATCATTGCTCTATTGTTCATTAACTCCACAATCAGTTTCATAGAAGAAAACAATGCTGGTAATGCTGCTGCTGCACTCATGGCTGGTTTGGCTCCCAAGACCAAG GTTCTTAGAGATGGGAGATGGACTGAGCAAGATGCTGCAATTTTGGTCCCGGGAGACATAATCAGCATCAAACTGGGAGATATCATCCCTGCTGATGCCCGTCTTCTGGAGGGTGATGCTCtgagtgttgatcagtctgctCTGACTGGTGAATCTCTTCCAGTGACAAAGAATCCCTCTGAAGAAGTGTTTTCTGGATCAACCGTTAAGAAGGGTGAGATAGAAGCAGTGGTGATTGCCACTGGAGTGCACACCTTTTTTGGCAAAGCTGCTCATCTGGTTGATAGCACCAACCAAGTTGGTCACTTCCAGAAAGTGCTTACAGCAATTGGTAACTTCTGCATTTGCTCCATCGCGGTTGGAATAATCATTGAGCTCATAGTCATGTACCCAATACAGCACCGCAAGTACAGAGATGGGATTGACAATCTGTTGGTTCTCTTGATTGGAGGAATTCCAATTGCCATGCCAACTGTTCTGTCTGTCACTATGGCTATTGGTTCGCACAGGCTTTCGCAGCAAGGCGCTATTACGAAACGTATGACAGCTATTGAGGAAATGGCAGGAATGGATGTCCTCTGCAGTGACAAAACTGGAACTCTGACCCTGAATAAGCTCAGTGTTGATAAAAACCTGATTGAGGTTTTTGCCAAGGGTGTTGAGAAGGACTATGTTATCCTTCTTGCAGCAAGGGCTTCTAGGACTGAGAATCAGGATGCTATAGATGCTGCAATAGTTGGGATGCTTGCTGATCCAAAGGAG GCACGAGCTGGTATCAGGGAGGTCCACTTTCTTCCATTCAATCCTGTGGACAAGAGGACTGCTCTAACTTACATTGATTCTGATGGAAATTGGCATCGATCTAGCAAAGGAGCTCCCGAGCAG ATATTGAACCTCTGCAACTGCAAAGAGGATGTAAGGAAAAGGGTTCATGGAACGATTGACAAGTTTGCTGAGCGTGGACTCCGTTCTTTAGGTGTTGCTAGACAG GAAGTACCTGAGAAAAACAAGGATAGTCCTGGTGCACCATGGCAATTTGTTGGTCTGCTACCACTTTTTGATCCTCCAAGGCATGACAGTGCGGAAACCATCACAAGAGCTCTAAACCTTGGTGTGAATGTTAAGATGATCACCG GTGATCAGCTTGCCATTGCCAAAGAAACTGGCCGAAGGCTTGGGATGGGAACAAACATGTACCCATCTTCTTCATTGCTTGGTCAAAGCAAGGATGCTGCTGTTTCAGCAGTTCCAGTTGATGAATTGATTGAGAAGGCTGATGGATTTGCTGGAGTATTTCCTG AACACAAATATGAAATTGTGAAGAGGCTGCAAGAGAGGAAGCATATTTGTGGAATGACAGGTGATGGTGTCAACGATGCTCCTGCATTAAAGAAAGCAGACATTGGAATTGCTGTTGCTGACGCTACAGATGCTGCTAGAAGTGCTTCGGACATTGTCCTCACTGAACCTGGTCTGAGTGTCATTATTAGTGCAGTGCTCACCAGCAGGGCAATTTTCCAAAGGATGAAGAATTATACT ATCTATGCTGTGTCAATCACCATTCGTATAGTG TTTGGTTTCATGTTTATTGCATTGatttggaaatttgattttgcACCCTTCATGGTGTTGATTATTGCCATACTAAACGATG GTACCATCATGACAATATCCAAGGATCGAGTGAAACCATCTCCAATGCCAGACAGCTGGAAGCTGAGGGAGATATTTGCCACTGGTGTTGTGCTAGGAGCTTACATGGCACTAATGACAGTAGTATTTTTCTGGCTCATGAAGGATACCGACTTCTTCTcg GACAAGTTCGGTGTGAGGTCTATAAGGAACAGCCCCGGAGAAATGATGGCAGCCCTGTACCTACAAGTCAGTATTATAAGTCAAGCACTAATTTTTGTGACAAGGTCCCGCAGCTGGTCCTATGTTGAAAGACCTGGTCTTCTCCTACTGAGTGCTTTTATGATTGCACAACTG GTGGCAACTTTTCTGGCAGTGTATGCTAACTGGGGCTTCGCAAGAATTCAGGGAATGGGATGGGGTTGGGCTGGTGTAATCTGGCTCTACAGTTTAGTCACATATATCCCTCTTGATATACTCAAATTTGCAATCCGCTACGTCCTGAGTGGGAAGGCTTGGGATAATCTTTTGGAGAACAAG ACTGCCTTCACTACAAAGAAAGACTATGgcaaagaagagagagaagcaCAGTGGGCAACTGCTCAGAGGACTCTTCATGGTCTTCAGCCACCTGAAACAACCAACCTTTTCAATGACAAGAACAGTTACAGGGAGCTTTCAGAGATTGCTGAGCAAGCTAAGAGACGTGCCGAGGTTGCAAG GCTCAGGGAGCTTCATACTCTGAAAGGACATGTTGAATCAGTAGTGAAGCTGAAGGGACTTGACATTGATACAATCCAACAGCATTATACAGTTTAA